In Myxococcales bacterium, the following proteins share a genomic window:
- a CDS encoding thiopurine S-methyltransferase (catalyzes the S-adenosylmethionine-dependent transmethylation of thiopurine compounds; may be involved in selenium cycling by forming dimethylselenide and/or dimethyldiselenide), with amino-acid sequence MHHDYWQERWDKGEIGFHASEVNPLLVAHLDALAPGSIYVPMCGKSRDLTHLAERGFTVAGTEWVPEAAAAYFAEAGLMAATSQLGPFACLRSPELAVSLLVGDAFALAEVVPSPQLPLFDSAYDRASLVAIDPARRRDYVDTMHRVLRPGGTLLLVTFDYDQQRLDGPPWSVNDELVRTLFEPRFALQRLEQRPAPVSPRFAAAGITQVTEVAYLLRRLGAK; translated from the coding sequence ATGCACCACGACTATTGGCAGGAGCGCTGGGATAAAGGCGAGATTGGGTTTCACGCCAGCGAGGTTAATCCGCTCCTCGTAGCGCATCTTGACGCCTTGGCCCCAGGCAGCATCTACGTGCCCATGTGCGGCAAGAGCCGGGATCTAACGCATCTCGCCGAGCGCGGGTTTACGGTGGCGGGTACCGAATGGGTGCCCGAGGCCGCGGCGGCGTATTTTGCGGAGGCCGGCCTGATGGCCGCAACCTCGCAGCTAGGGCCCTTTGCCTGCCTGCGTTCGCCCGAGCTGGCGGTTTCGCTGCTCGTTGGCGATGCGTTTGCGCTGGCCGAGGTTGTGCCGTCGCCACAACTTCCACTTTTTGACAGCGCCTACGACCGTGCGTCGTTGGTCGCAATCGATCCGGCGCGGCGCCGCGATTATGTCGATACCATGCACCGCGTGCTGCGTCCCGGCGGCACCCTGCTGCTGGTGACCTTCGACTACGATCAGCAGCGGTTAGATGGCCCACCTTGGAGCGTCAACGACGAGCTAGTGCGAACCCTGTTCGAGCCGCGCTTTGCCCTCCAGCGCCTCGAGCAGCGCCCGGCGCCGGTCAGCCCGCGCTTTGCCGCCGCGGGCATTACCCAGGTCACGGAAGTTGCCTACCTTTTGCGTCGGCTGGGCGCCAAATAG
- a CDS encoding YceI family protein → MSTSTISNPSTSNSSVASNTAALAPVTKYAVDASHSSVGFGVRHLMITTVRGEFSQFAGSFSYDASRPELTKLEANIEVGSVNTREPKRDEHLRSADFFDAANHPSMTFVSTSARRDGDKLIVSGQLTIRGTSKPVVLTVSDITPEQTDPWGNKRIGATARATILRSDYGMTWNAALEAGGVMVSDKVTLEIEASLVRQA, encoded by the coding sequence ATGAGCACTTCAACCATTTCAAATCCCTCTACGTCTAACTCTTCGGTTGCCTCCAACACCGCCGCGCTCGCGCCGGTGACAAAGTATGCCGTCGATGCGTCGCACTCCAGCGTCGGCTTTGGCGTTCGCCACCTGATGATCACCACGGTGCGCGGCGAATTTAGCCAGTTCGCTGGCAGCTTTTCCTACGACGCGAGCCGGCCTGAGCTAACCAAGCTGGAGGCCAACATCGAGGTAGGATCTGTCAACACGCGCGAGCCCAAGCGCGACGAACACCTGCGCAGCGCCGATTTCTTTGATGCGGCGAATCATCCAAGCATGACCTTTGTCTCAACCTCAGCGCGGCGCGACGGCGACAAGCTGATCGTGAGTGGCCAACTGACCATCCGCGGCACCAGCAAGCCCGTGGTCCTGACCGTGTCGGACATTACCCCCGAGCAAACTGACCCGTGGGGCAACAAGCGCATCGGCGCCACCGCCCGCGCCACCATCTTGCGGTCGGACTATGGCATGACGTGGAATGCCGCGCTCGAGGCGGGCGGCGTCATGGTGAGCGACAAGGTGACCCTCGAAATCGAAGCGTCGTTGGTGCGCCAAGCGTAA
- a CDS encoding DUF1003 domain-containing protein: protein MGVSTEELEGIHLFSLLDATERSVLAARLTEEATTAGQALFSFGDPGDCMYIVKTGCVELWVKTLTGERVVLERVREGEFFGEISMLDQGPRTASATVIEAGEVIAVDRGDLDHLIKMQPGAAMDLLTASGQRLRESTNLLRNTASRNVNEEFEEDSNWLMRSADAVAAFSGSISFLLLHLCFFSAWIVLNTGLLGNAPFDAYPFGLLTMAVSLEAIMLTTLLLFSSNRQSARDRTRSDIEYDVNLKAELQIQQLHEKFDTMNAEMLRRLAAIESSSRAA, encoded by the coding sequence ATGGGCGTCTCGACCGAAGAGCTAGAAGGGATTCACCTGTTTTCCCTGTTGGATGCGACCGAGCGCAGCGTCTTGGCGGCACGGCTCACCGAAGAGGCGACCACCGCGGGGCAAGCGCTCTTTAGCTTCGGCGACCCGGGCGACTGCATGTACATCGTCAAGACCGGCTGTGTCGAGCTGTGGGTCAAGACGCTGACCGGCGAACGCGTGGTGCTTGAGCGGGTGCGCGAGGGCGAGTTTTTTGGCGAAATCTCGATGCTCGATCAGGGCCCGCGCACGGCGAGCGCGACGGTTATCGAGGCCGGCGAAGTAATCGCGGTCGACCGCGGCGACCTCGACCACCTAATCAAGATGCAGCCCGGTGCGGCGATGGATTTGCTCACCGCGAGCGGCCAGCGCTTGCGTGAGAGCACGAATCTGCTGCGCAACACCGCCTCTCGCAACGTCAACGAGGAGTTCGAGGAAGATTCCAACTGGCTGATGCGCAGCGCCGACGCCGTCGCCGCCTTTTCCGGCAGCATCTCGTTTTTGCTGCTGCACCTGTGCTTCTTCTCGGCGTGGATCGTGCTCAATACCGGCCTCTTGGGCAATGCGCCGTTTGACGCCTATCCGTTTGGTCTGCTGACGATGGCAGTTTCGCTTGAGGCGATCATGCTGACCACCTTGCTGCTGTTTAGCTCTAATCGACAGAGCGCCCGCGATCGCACCCGCAGCGATATCGAATATGATGTCAATCTTAAGGCCGAGCTGCAGATCCAGCAGCTGCACGAAAAATTCGACACCATGAATGCCGAAATGCTTCGGAGATTGGCCGCGATTGAGTCGTCCTCGCGCGCAGCCTAG
- a CDS encoding AEC family transporter has protein sequence MWLVGLCLLLGMAVARWGKAPVGMAAALHWWIIYVALPAVTLALVPRLRLSWELWYLAASQWLVLGVAVIWVSLASRRLGWTRARTGCIMLVAGLSNTSFLGFPMIEALRGGASLPLAVVADQAGAFLALAIGGTMIAATFATGDATSPRPTGAQIARRVATFPPFLALVAGVVVGLAGGWPPQLAEVFARLGGTLSPLALFSVGLHFKLRLRREQAFAVAAALAYKLALAPALVWSVGMALGLGGELLAIATLQAAMSPMISATIVADKHGLDPDTANTVLGFGIVASIATLPLINALLG, from the coding sequence CTGTGGTTGGTTGGGTTGTGTCTGCTGCTTGGGATGGCGGTGGCGCGCTGGGGCAAAGCACCCGTGGGCATGGCCGCCGCACTGCATTGGTGGATCATTTATGTCGCGTTGCCGGCGGTCACGCTGGCGCTAGTGCCGCGGCTGAGGCTTTCGTGGGAGCTGTGGTACCTCGCCGCCTCGCAATGGCTGGTGCTCGGCGTCGCGGTTATTTGGGTCAGCCTGGCTAGCCGACGCCTAGGTTGGACGCGCGCGCGTACCGGTTGCATCATGCTCGTCGCGGGCCTCAGCAATACGTCGTTTCTTGGGTTTCCGATGATCGAGGCGCTGCGCGGCGGCGCCAGCTTGCCGCTCGCGGTGGTCGCGGATCAGGCGGGCGCTTTTTTGGCGCTGGCGATCGGCGGGACGATGATCGCCGCGACCTTTGCCACTGGCGACGCGACGTCGCCGCGTCCGACGGGGGCGCAAATCGCGCGTCGTGTCGCGACATTTCCGCCGTTTCTCGCGCTAGTGGCAGGGGTCGTCGTTGGCCTCGCCGGCGGCTGGCCGCCGCAGCTGGCCGAGGTGTTCGCGCGCCTCGGCGGCACCTTGTCGCCGTTGGCCTTGTTTAGCGTGGGCCTGCATTTCAAGCTGCGGCTGCGGCGCGAGCAAGCGTTCGCGGTAGCGGCGGCCTTGGCGTACAAGCTCGCGCTGGCGCCAGCGCTGGTGTGGTCCGTCGGCATGGCGCTGGGGCTTGGTGGCGAGTTGCTCGCCATCGCCACCCTGCAAGCCGCCATGTCGCCGATGATTTCTGCAACCATCGTCGCAGATAAGCACGGCCTCGATCCGGACACCGCCAATACCGTGCTGGGGTTTGGCATCGTCGCCTCTATCGCGACCTTGCCGCTGATCAATGCCTTGCTGGGCTAG